GCTTTACCGGCGTTGGTAAAGGCTTCTAGCACGAGCGTCGAGTACTGGGCGGCGGTGGTCAGAGGGAGCGTGCGCCGGATCTGCTGGAAGCCCGTGTAGCCCGACAGGTTGAACTGCGTGGCGCCGGCCTTGCCGTGCTTGGTGGTAATAAGCACCACGCCGTTGGCCCCGCGCGAGCCATAGATGGCCGTAGCCGACGCATCCTTCAAAATTTCCGTCGACTCGATGTCGGCGGGCAGCAAAAAGCCGATGTCGCTGGTCTGGATGCCGTCCACCACGTACAGCGGGTCGCTGTTGTTAATGGTCCCCACGCCCCGTACCCGAATGCGGGTGCCCGAGCCGGGTTGCCCGCTGTTGGAGGTTACTTCCACGCCGGCCGCGCGGCCTTGCAAGGATTGCACGGGGTCGGAGGTGGCTACCTGCGTCAGCTGGGCCCCACTTACGGAAGTTACTGCACCGGTCAGGTCGCTTTTGCGGGCCGTGCCGTAGCCAATAACCACCACTTCGCTCAGGGCCTGTGCATCTTCCGTAAGTGCCACGCGCAGGCCAGTAGTGGCCCCGGTCACGGGCACCTCCTGGCGGGCGTAACCCACAAAGCTGAACACGAGCACGCTGTTTTCGGGAGCTTGCAGCGTAAAACTACCATCCGGGCCGGTACCAGTACCAATGGCCGTGCCTTTCACGACGACCGTTACGCCCGGTATACCTTCGCCTTTGGCGTCGACTACCCGCCCGGAGATGGTGACATCCGGCCTACCGGAATCGTTTGCGGAGCCAGACTCGGAAGACGCGCGCAAGACTACACGCTTGTTGGCTACCTCATATTGAACTTTGAGTGGTGCCAATACTTCGTCTAGCACGGCCAGTAAAGGCGCGTCCTGGGCGTTGATAGTCACTTTGCGGTCGGCGCCAACTAGCTGCTGGCTATAGACAAACCGAATATTAGCCTGCCGCGCAATCTGACTGAGGGTTTCCTTTATCGTTTGTGCTTCTACCTGCAGCGTAATCTTTTGCTCAAGTACTCCCTGGGCCAAGGCCAGACGGGAGGCTGCAGCGCCCGCAGCAGCGGAATGCGCGCCCGTTGCTAGTACCGGCAAGCAAACTATTGCTGTTTGCAACAGAAGCCCCCTCACCGCAGACCGGGCAGGCGGTGAGAACTGTACAGTTTTTTTCATAGAGTAGTAGGTTGTGGGAATTTGAAAAAGAGAGAAACCGATCGGTGCTTTCGCAATCGATTGAGTAAGTAGTTGTCGGTAGTTACAGACTGTTCAGCAGCAAGTTGTTCGACTTAGGGGTTCAACTTTTGGGGAGGCCTAGCCACCTAAATGGCTCTGGCAACCTTCGCTATGAATGAGGATGGTGGCGTCGGAGAGCGTGTAGTGGGCGCCCAAGGACTTGCACAGCAAGCCCAGCTTTTCAAACAGGGGCTCGTCGTAGAAGGTAATGCTGACGGTGCAGTTGGCCAGTTTGGCCTTATCGTAGACGATGTCGACCCCGTACGCCTTTTCCAGTGCCCCTAGCACCTCGGCCACGGGCCTCGCCTCAAATTCAAACGGCTGGGGCGCCAGCACCACAGGGCGGTCTACCAATTCCTTTTTCAGACGCCGCTGCGCCGCCGAGTACACCACTTGCTGGTTGGGCAGCAGCAGTACTCCCAGGGCCGCCGGGTGCGCGGGCGAGGCATCTAGCTGCGCCCCTTCCCGGGCCTGAACGGCTACCTTGCCTTCCCGCACCGCCACCGAGGCATCTTTACCGGCCGCGTAGGCTTTCACCCGGAAACTGGTGCCAAGTACAGTAGTAACCACTTGCTTCGTGAACACCAGAAAGGGCCTTTCGGGGTTTTTGCTCACCTGGAAAAAGGCCTCGCCTTCCAGGTGCACTTCCCGACGGGGACCGGCCAGGGCCGTGCGGTAGCGCAGGCTACTGCCCGGATGCAAGCTGATACGGCTACTGTCGGGCAGCCGGAAGTATTGCACCTGTTGGGTCGGGTTGGTTCGCAGCAACCACCCATTGGCAGAAGCAACCTGGTTGAGTTGGGCAGGCGTCCGCAAACGGCTGGTAGCAAGCATCAGCAAGCCCAGGCTGACGGCCAGCAGTGCCAAGGCCGCGGCCCAGCGCCAGGGCGTCGAGGGCCACATTGCTACCACCCGGGGTGCCGGTTTGACCGGGCGGCGGTTTTGCAGCAAGCGTGCCCAGATGGCCTGTTCTACTTCTGCCTGATTTTGGGCGGGCAGGACTTGTCCATCCGCTTGTTCGAGCCGGTCGTACCAGTGCTCGACCAACGCCTGTTCCTCAGTCGTACACTGGCCGGCAAGGTAGCGCTGCAGGAGCTTGTGAAATTCGGGTTCCGTCACGGGGCGAAGGGTTTGGCGGGTTGCTGACAAGGAAGTCACCCAAGTCGCCGATTACCCTCAAGCCAACCCCCATTTATTTTTTACCCGCTCATCCCAATTCCAACCTTTAACACCAGTAATTATCTAATTAACATAGCATTACCTATTTGATAAAAAATAACAAGGGCCAGATCAACATAAGGAAATGGCGCAGATAGAGCCGCATTAGTTTAAGCGACTTGCGCAGGTGATATTCCACAGTTTTCTCGGACAAGTTCACGCGTAACGAGATTTCGGGGATAGTGTACTGTTCCAGCCGGCTCAGGCGGAAGACCTCCTGGGTTTTTTCGGACAAGTGCTGCATGCCCGCGGCCAGCGCCTCGTTCAGGTCGTTGAGTGCCACAGTCGCTTCCGTGCCCCTATCGGCCTCGGACTGGTTGAGGTGGCAGAAAAACTCATAACTGGTCCGGACCTTCTCGGATTTGATATAGTTGATGATGCGGTAGCGAAGGGCCGCAAATAAATAATTGCCTACTTGCTGAACCTGAGCGGTACTGCGTTTGCTCCACAGGGTTTCAAATAAATCCTGCACCAGCTCTTCGGCTACCTCGCGGTTCTTCAGCTTCCCGTACGCCACGTTGAACAGCTGGTAACTGTAGCGCTTATACAGCTCGGCGAAAGCTGTTTCATCGCCTGCCTGCATGGCCTCAAGCAAGGCCGCATCCGGCCGGGAAGCATGATTTAGTAGAGCAGCAGACTTCACGAAAATTAAAATTTAGCAGATACTACAAGTAATAGCGAATATACAATTGAATACCAATTAATTCCACCATTAAGCTCTTCCGCTCCCCTAGCACCTGTCGGGGCTGCTGCAACTTGTAGCAGTAATACTGCTTTATAAGCAAATGTTTTGCCTAGTGCTACTACACATGCCTTGATCCAAAGTCAGGTAAGGTAGTATGTTCTCCTGCAGTAGGCCTGATGGCCTCCTTGCGGGGCGTGCTACCAATGGCTCCTATCAGCATGCATGAGACATGCCTAACAGATAAATCGTTCGTACAACGGCGCCGCTTACCCAAGAAGAGCTATTGTGCTTAGACGCTTGCAAGCCCATCCGGTCGAAATAACCTTTTGAGCTTGCGCCCACGTGGGGCGCCACCTAGTACCGTGGTCCCAGGGTAACAGGGCTCGGCCTGAGGCCGGACCAAAACGAGCAAGGCCCCAACCAGCACGGGTTGAGGCCTTGTCAGGACAGCGTTGCGACAGTTTTTCTATTCCACCACCAGCTTGACGCTCATCTTACCCACGCGCACCAGGTAAAGGCCCGGGTGCAGCCCGACCAGATCGAGGGGCTGCGTGGTATGGGCTTGCTCCCGCACCACGCGGCCGGTCAGGTCGAGAACTTGCACCGGACCTGTAGCATTCTGCACCTGCACCGCGTCCCGGGCGGGGTTGGGCTGCAGGCGCAAGGTAGCCGGGGCCGCAGGGTCGCAGGCTAGCACGGCCACGGGCGAGAAGCTTTCCTTACCGTCCAGATCCAACTGGCGAAGCCGGTAGTAAGCCGTGGTGGCCGCCGGTACCTCCGTCAGCAGGCTGTAGCTCCGGCGCTGGGAGGTAGAGCCGCCGCCGGGCACAAAGCTGATTTTGGTGAATAAGTGGGCATCCAGGCTGCGTTGCACTTCAAAGCCGGCATTGTTTACCTCGGAAGCCGTCTGCCAGGTCAGGCGGACACCGGCCGGGGCGCAGGCCGCCTGGAAGCCAACCAGTGAAACGGGGAGAGTTCCGGCTGGAATGGTGTTGGGAATAAGGTTGATGCCCGCTTCCGAAGTGCCGTAGCCGCTCTTGAAGGCCGTGGCGTTAATCGGGTCAGAAGTTTGCAGGGCCGGCGACATGGCGCTTGTCGGGAAGGTAATGTCCGTGTTGAACGAGCCGTTGGCGCCCGTGGTCAGGGAGCCAATGTAGGCGCTGGGCTCACCATGGGGAAAGCTCTGCCCGTCCCCGGCGAAGACTTCCCCATTCTGGTTGGTGTCCGTGGTGTTGTCGCCCCGGTAAAATTCCACTACCGTACCGGCAAACAGGGTTTGGCCGGCCGTGCGCCCCACAAACCCTTCCACGTGCAGCACAGTGTTGGTCCCGACGGTGGTCACGTTTTTCTTCGTGATAATGGGGTAATTCATGCCCCCGTTGGCCTTGTTCAAATCCAGGGTGCCATCGTTTGGCGTTACCCCGTCGCCCTGGCCATAAGCACTGTTACCGCCCACGCGGTAGGTGGCCGGCGTGTAGTCGATGGC
Above is a genomic segment from Hymenobacter cellulosivorans containing:
- a CDS encoding FecR family protein is translated as MTEPEFHKLLQRYLAGQCTTEEQALVEHWYDRLEQADGQVLPAQNQAEVEQAIWARLLQNRRPVKPAPRVVAMWPSTPWRWAAALALLAVSLGLLMLATSRLRTPAQLNQVASANGWLLRTNPTQQVQYFRLPDSSRISLHPGSSLRYRTALAGPRREVHLEGEAFFQVSKNPERPFLVFTKQVVTTVLGTSFRVKAYAAGKDASVAVREGKVAVQAREGAQLDASPAHPAALGVLLLPNQQVVYSAAQRRLKKELVDRPVVLAPQPFEFEARPVAEVLGALEKAYGVDIVYDKAKLANCTVSITFYDEPLFEKLGLLCKSLGAHYTLSDATILIHSEGCQSHLGG
- a CDS encoding RNA polymerase sigma factor, with protein sequence MKSAALLNHASRPDAALLEAMQAGDETAFAELYKRYSYQLFNVAYGKLKNREVAEELVQDLFETLWSKRSTAQVQQVGNYLFAALRYRIINYIKSEKVRTSYEFFCHLNQSEADRGTEATVALNDLNEALAAGMQHLSEKTQEVFRLSRLEQYTIPEISLRVNLSEKTVEYHLRKSLKLMRLYLRHFLMLIWPLLFFIK